A genomic window from Erythrobacter sp. BLCC-B19 includes:
- a CDS encoding EAL domain-containing protein codes for MMDQGRTSLRGGATRGRFPGVSPGVLEADLLRALDRREIEVLFQPQFSCITGAVVGAEALARWRHPTLGAIGARDLFAVAERAALVAPLSRHVVARALEDAATWPDNLTLSLNITPEELGEERFAADFAALIGQSEIAPQRLMLEITEDLLLRNLPQTASALKALRGLGFRTALDDFGAGFCNFRYLRELPLDALKLDKAMVEGVPADATALAVLRAIVALAKALGLAVYAEGIEDEIQRAAITAEGCDYWQGFLRAQPMPSESVVALARTARGMGHG; via the coding sequence ATGATGGACCAGGGCCGGACATCCTTGCGCGGCGGCGCGACCCGCGGGCGGTTTCCCGGCGTCAGCCCCGGCGTGCTCGAGGCCGATCTGCTGCGCGCGCTCGACCGGCGCGAGATCGAGGTGCTGTTCCAGCCGCAGTTCTCCTGCATCACGGGCGCGGTCGTCGGGGCCGAGGCGTTGGCGCGCTGGCGGCATCCGACGCTGGGGGCGATCGGCGCGCGTGACCTGTTTGCTGTCGCCGAAAGAGCAGCGCTTGTCGCGCCTTTGTCGCGCCATGTCGTCGCGCGTGCGCTGGAAGACGCGGCAACATGGCCGGACAACCTCACCTTGTCGCTCAACATCACGCCCGAAGAACTGGGCGAGGAGCGCTTCGCCGCCGATTTTGCGGCGCTGATCGGACAGTCCGAAATTGCGCCGCAACGGCTGATGCTGGAGATCACCGAGGATCTGCTGCTGCGCAATCTGCCTCAGACGGCGAGCGCATTGAAGGCGTTGCGCGGGCTGGGCTTCCGCACGGCGCTGGATGATTTCGGGGCAGGGTTCTGCAATTTCCGATACCTGCGCGAACTGCCGCTTGATGCGCTCAAGCTCGACAAGGCGATGGTGGAAGGCGTGCCGGCCGATGCCACTGCGCTCGCTGTGCTGCGCGCCATCGTCGCGCTGGCCAAAGCGCTGGGTCTTGCGGTCTATGCCGAAGGGATCGAGGACGAGATCCAGCGCGCTGCGATCACCGCGGAAGGCTGCGACTACTGGCAAGGGTTCCTGCGCGCGCAACCGATGCCGAGCGAAAGTGTGGTGGCGCTCGCCCGCACCGCCCGCGGCATGGGCCACGGCTAG
- a CDS encoding NAD kinase: protein MTYQHLALLASETPRAQEAYEALLGQREWVPLAEADAAVVLGGDGFMLQVLHAMLDAGRVIPAYGMNLGTVGFLMNRYDKRALIAARVNKARHWTISPLRVEAVTQNGETHVLNAINELSLLRETRQTAKIEVTVGDRVRIRELVCDGVLVSTPAGSTAYNLSAQGPILPLDSKMLALTPISPFRPRRWRGAILPDRMPIILKVLDNVKRPVAAVADQKELRDIAEVRLTIAHDNDLTLLFDPGQSLEERIVAEQFVTS from the coding sequence ATGACCTATCAGCATCTGGCGCTGCTCGCGTCGGAAACCCCGCGCGCGCAGGAGGCCTATGAGGCGCTGCTGGGCCAGCGCGAATGGGTGCCGCTGGCCGAGGCCGATGCCGCCGTGGTGCTGGGCGGCGATGGCTTCATGCTGCAAGTGCTGCACGCGATGCTCGATGCGGGCCGGGTGATCCCCGCCTATGGCATGAACCTCGGCACGGTCGGCTTCCTGATGAACCGCTATGACAAGCGCGCGCTGATCGCCGCGCGGGTGAACAAGGCGCGCCACTGGACGATCTCGCCACTGCGCGTCGAAGCGGTGACGCAGAACGGCGAGACCCATGTGCTCAATGCCATCAACGAGCTCTCGTTGCTGCGCGAAACCCGCCAGACCGCCAAGATCGAGGTGACCGTGGGTGACCGCGTTCGCATCCGCGAGCTGGTGTGCGACGGGGTGCTGGTCTCGACCCCGGCAGGCTCCACCGCCTACAACCTGTCAGCCCAAGGCCCGATCCTGCCGCTCGACAGCAAGATGCTCGCCCTCACCCCGATCAGCCCGTTTCGCCCGCGGCGCTGGCGCGGGGCGATCCTGCCTGACCGGATGCCGATCATCCTGAAGGTGCTCGACAATGTGAAGCGCCCCGTCGCCGCCGTTGCCGACCAGAAGGAGCTGCGCGACATCGCCGAAGTGCGCCTGACGATCGCGCATGACAATGACCTCACGCTGCTGTTCGATCCGGGCCAGAGCCTTGAGGAACGCATCGTCGCCGAGCAATTTGTGACGTCTTAG
- a CDS encoding energy transducer TonB translates to MIGRSARYVVLALAVSSASAAQEAVSGQAGEPASTAPVASSEASAETKTDTFSARVTTGYPTRALAENREGTVHLTVTVTSEGRATDCTVTQSSGHAILDQAACAEIEEKARFAPALDETGQPIAAQFSTKVTFRIK, encoded by the coding sequence ATGATTGGGCGCAGCGCGCGGTACGTGGTTCTTGCTCTGGCTGTTTCTTCGGCGTCCGCCGCGCAGGAGGCGGTGTCCGGTCAGGCAGGTGAACCAGCCTCCACCGCGCCTGTGGCCTCAAGCGAGGCCAGCGCCGAGACGAAGACAGACACATTCAGCGCCCGCGTGACGACGGGCTACCCGACACGGGCGCTGGCCGAAAACCGGGAGGGAACGGTGCATCTGACAGTCACCGTTACGTCAGAGGGCCGCGCGACCGATTGCACGGTCACGCAGTCGAGCGGTCATGCGATTCTCGATCAGGCGGCCTGCGCGGAAATCGAAGAGAAGGCGCGCTTTGCGCCCGCGCTCGATGAAACGGGCCAGCCCATCGCCGCGCAATTCAGCACGAAGGTGACCTTCAGGATCAAGTGA
- a CDS encoding YeeE/YedE thiosulfate transporter family protein — protein sequence MTLALTTALMFLIGYASQRAGVCMVRAVREVVERRRVHRLAGFALAASSAIVVMGLADWLGAEPFMTILGAPPDWLAVAGGVLFALGSLMAGHCAMGLLAGLTQGELWRAGSIAAMFLAALLLGPNMSSAALMLPERGTLPSPLAGHVLLALVVGGTLGTFAATYIYRRIGWKRPRGGWSPLIAMAVVGAASGLLFALDRQWLYTSRIAEIAYGRGWTLAGLIGFAALLAGMTLATLVGGTFRLRAGSLQHWTRAAGGGLLMGAGATLVPGGNDTMLFTGVPLLLPNLLTGYAAFAGTLFLALLIRRTRV from the coding sequence GTGACCTTGGCTCTCACCACCGCGCTGATGTTCCTGATCGGCTATGCCAGTCAGCGCGCGGGCGTGTGCATGGTGCGGGCCGTGCGCGAGGTGGTCGAGCGGCGGCGGGTGCATCGGCTGGCAGGCTTTGCGCTGGCCGCTTCGAGCGCGATCGTGGTGATGGGCCTTGCCGACTGGCTGGGGGCGGAACCCTTTATGACCATCCTTGGCGCGCCGCCTGATTGGCTCGCGGTGGCAGGCGGGGTGCTGTTCGCGCTCGGGTCGCTGATGGCAGGGCACTGCGCGATGGGGCTGCTCGCCGGGCTGACGCAGGGCGAGTTGTGGCGTGCGGGATCAATCGCGGCGATGTTTCTGGCGGCGCTGCTGCTTGGCCCCAATATGTCGAGCGCGGCGCTGATGCTGCCCGAGCGCGGCACCCTGCCCTCGCCGCTCGCCGGCCATGTGCTTCTTGCTCTGGTGGTCGGGGGAACCCTCGGCACTTTCGCAGCCACTTATATCTACCGCCGGATCGGCTGGAAGCGTCCCCGCGGCGGGTGGTCGCCGCTGATCGCGATGGCGGTGGTGGGCGCTGCTTCGGGCCTGCTGTTCGCGCTCGACCGCCAATGGCTCTACACCAGCCGCATCGCCGAGATCGCTTATGGCCGCGGCTGGACGCTGGCCGGGCTGATCGGCTTTGCTGCCTTGCTGGCCGGCATGACGCTGGCAACGCTGGTAGGCGGAACGTTCCGGTTGCGGGCGGGATCGCTGCAGCATTGGACAAGAGCAGCGGGCGGCGGCCTGCTGATGGGCGCAGGCGCAACGCTGGTGCCCGGCGGGAATGATACGATGCTGTTTACCGGCGTGCCGCTGCTCTTGCCCAACCTGCTGACGGGATATGCGGCCTTTGCCGGAACGCTGTTCCTCGCCCTGCTGATCCGCCGGACGCGGGTCTAG
- a CDS encoding sulfite exporter TauE/SafE family protein, translating to MIGAVPVLLALAFLVTALLYASVGFGGGSTYSALLALSGLDYRLLPLVSLACNIVVVTGGSIRFARAGLTPWKKALVIVALGAPASFLGGLTPIKEATFLTLLGASLVLTAMTMLIPVREAAGDAPGRVARFMPLAAAPLGYFAGLVGIGGGIFLAPLLHLARWHEARGIAATASLFILVNSLFGLAGQMVKNGPGLLGAALGASLPLLIAVVIGGQAGSLMAARLLPPQWIRWLTALLVAVVGVRLLAGF from the coding sequence ATGATCGGGGCCGTTCCCGTGCTTCTGGCATTGGCGTTCCTCGTCACCGCGCTGCTCTATGCCAGCGTCGGGTTTGGTGGCGGGTCGACCTATTCGGCGCTGCTGGCGCTGTCGGGGCTCGACTATCGCCTGCTCCCGCTGGTGAGCCTGGCCTGCAACATCGTGGTGGTGACGGGCGGCAGCATCCGCTTTGCCCGTGCGGGCCTGACACCGTGGAAGAAGGCGCTTGTCATCGTGGCGCTGGGCGCCCCCGCAAGCTTCCTTGGCGGGCTCACCCCGATCAAGGAGGCGACCTTCCTGACGCTGCTGGGCGCGAGCCTGGTGCTGACCGCAATGACCATGCTGATCCCGGTGCGCGAGGCTGCCGGCGATGCGCCCGGAAGGGTTGCCCGGTTCATGCCGCTGGCCGCCGCGCCGCTGGGCTATTTCGCCGGGCTGGTGGGGATCGGCGGGGGGATATTCCTCGCGCCGCTGCTGCATCTGGCGCGCTGGCATGAGGCGCGGGGGATTGCGGCGACGGCAAGCCTGTTCATCCTCGTCAACTCGCTGTTCGGCCTTGCCGGGCAGATGGTGAAGAACGGCCCCGGCCTGCTCGGGGCGGCGCTGGGCGCCTCGCTGCCCTTGCTGATCGCGGTGGTGATCGGCGGGCAGGCCGGCAGCCTGATGGCCGCGCGGTTGCTACCGCCGCAGTGGATCAGGTGGCTGACGGCGCTGTTGGTCGCAGTGGTCGGCGTGCGCCTGCTGGCCGGTTTCTAG
- the secA gene encoding preprotein translocase subunit SecA: protein MFNSLAKSLFGSANDRYIKSARKIVAQVNALEPQIQALSDEELQGQTAKLRALIDKGETLDAILPEAFATVREASVRVFGMRHFDVQLIGGLVLHRGEIAEMRTGEGKTLMATLAVYLNALEGKGVHVVTVNDYLARRDAAEMGKLYNWLGLTVGVIVPGMPEEFKRDAYNADITYGTNNEFGFDYLRDNMKHERSQMAQRPFNFAIVDEVDSILIDEARTPLIISGPTEDKSELYVQLDQVAREIPKDWLDIDEKTKRVQLTEEGLDQVEQILVEKGLLATDNLYDVENTQVVHHLDQALVANFARKRDTDYIVKDGKVIIIDEFTGRMMDGRRWSNGLHQAVEAKEGVRIEPENQTLASITFQNYFRMYPKLSGMTGTAATEAAEFWDIYKVGVVEIPTNLPVARIDEEDEFYKNTADKFGAIAKAIKEKQQIGQPVLVGTVSIEKSELLSQYLDQEGVKHAVLNARFHEQEAHIVAQAGRYGAVTIATNMAGRGTDIQLGGNVEFRINDELAEMPEGPERDAAIARIRAEVAEEKERVKAAGGLFVLGTERHESRRIDNQLRGRSGRQGDPGLSRFYLCLEDDLLRIFGPDTLFSKMMKSNLADGEAIGSKWLSKAIETAQKKVEARNYDMRKQVVQYDDVMNDQRKVVYEQRAEIMDSEAVDDVVLDMRHDTINALIGAACPPGSYPEQWDIAGLKAKTEAVLGFVPPYDEWLAEDEVEPELLEEKLRTLTDAMMEEKMNSSDPAIWRIVEKDVLLRQLDHHWKEHLATLDALRQVIWMRGIAQKQPINEYKQEAFALFETMLETLREEVTKILFRAELRIEPPQMESLPELPDFLTGHIDPLTGLDDSADFDGSETRVQQFGSLAGSPAAEIGPGGAATGNDPYANLGLSRNALCPCGSGKKYKHCHGALSARALV, encoded by the coding sequence ATGTTCAATTCACTCGCCAAGTCGCTGTTTGGCTCTGCCAATGACCGTTACATCAAATCCGCCCGCAAGATTGTCGCGCAGGTCAATGCGCTCGAACCTCAGATTCAGGCACTCTCCGACGAGGAGTTGCAGGGCCAGACCGCCAAGCTGCGCGCTCTGATCGACAAGGGCGAGACGCTCGACGCGATCCTGCCCGAAGCCTTCGCCACGGTGCGCGAGGCATCGGTGCGCGTGTTCGGGATGCGCCATTTCGATGTGCAGCTGATCGGCGGCCTCGTGCTCCACCGCGGCGAGATCGCCGAAATGCGCACGGGCGAGGGCAAGACCCTGATGGCGACGCTCGCGGTCTATTTGAACGCGCTCGAAGGCAAGGGCGTCCACGTCGTCACGGTGAACGATTACCTCGCCCGGCGCGACGCGGCCGAGATGGGCAAGCTCTACAACTGGCTCGGCCTTACCGTCGGGGTGATCGTCCCCGGGATGCCCGAGGAGTTCAAGCGCGACGCCTACAACGCCGACATCACCTACGGCACCAACAACGAATTCGGCTTCGATTACCTGCGCGACAACATGAAGCACGAGCGCAGCCAGATGGCGCAGCGCCCGTTCAACTTCGCGATCGTGGACGAGGTGGACTCGATCCTGATCGACGAGGCGCGCACCCCGCTGATCATCTCCGGCCCGACCGAGGACAAGTCCGAGCTCTACGTCCAGCTCGATCAGGTCGCGCGCGAGATTCCGAAGGACTGGCTCGACATCGACGAGAAGACCAAGCGCGTCCAGCTGACCGAGGAAGGGCTCGATCAGGTCGAACAGATCCTCGTCGAAAAGGGTCTGCTGGCGACCGACAACCTTTACGATGTCGAGAACACGCAGGTCGTCCACCATCTCGATCAGGCGCTGGTCGCCAACTTCGCCCGCAAGCGCGACACCGACTACATCGTCAAGGATGGCAAGGTCATCATCATCGACGAATTCACCGGCCGCATGATGGATGGCCGCCGCTGGTCGAACGGGCTGCACCAGGCGGTCGAGGCCAAGGAAGGCGTGCGGATCGAGCCGGAGAACCAGACGCTGGCCTCGATCACCTTCCAGAACTATTTCCGCATGTATCCCAAGCTGTCCGGCATGACCGGCACCGCGGCCACCGAAGCGGCGGAATTCTGGGACATCTACAAGGTCGGCGTGGTCGAAATCCCCACCAACCTGCCCGTCGCCCGCATCGACGAGGAAGACGAGTTCTACAAGAACACCGCCGACAAGTTCGGCGCCATCGCCAAGGCGATCAAGGAAAAGCAGCAGATCGGCCAGCCGGTGCTGGTCGGCACGGTGTCGATCGAGAAGTCCGAACTGCTCAGCCAGTATCTCGATCAGGAAGGCGTCAAGCACGCCGTCCTCAACGCCCGCTTTCACGAACAGGAAGCGCACATCGTGGCACAGGCGGGCCGCTATGGGGCGGTCACCATCGCCACCAACATGGCCGGTCGCGGCACCGACATTCAGCTCGGCGGCAATGTCGAATTCCGTATCAATGACGAACTCGCCGAGATGCCCGAAGGGCCGGAGCGTGACGCGGCCATCGCGCGCATCCGCGCCGAAGTCGCCGAGGAAAAGGAGCGCGTGAAGGCCGCAGGCGGTCTCTTCGTGCTCGGCACCGAGCGCCACGAAAGCCGCCGCATCGACAACCAGCTGCGCGGCCGTTCGGGCCGTCAGGGCGACCCGGGCCTGTCGCGCTTCTACCTGTGCCTTGAGGACGATCTGCTGCGCATCTTCGGCCCCGACACGCTGTTCTCCAAGATGATGAAGTCGAACCTTGCCGATGGCGAGGCGATCGGGAGCAAGTGGCTGTCGAAGGCGATCGAGACCGCGCAGAAGAAGGTCGAGGCTCGCAACTACGATATGCGCAAGCAGGTCGTGCAATACGACGACGTGATGAACGACCAGCGCAAGGTGGTCTACGAACAGCGCGCCGAGATCATGGATTCCGAAGCCGTTGACGATGTCGTGCTCGATATGCGCCACGACACCATCAATGCGCTGATCGGTGCCGCGTGCCCGCCGGGTTCCTACCCCGAGCAATGGGACATCGCGGGGCTTAAGGCCAAGACTGAAGCGGTGCTTGGCTTCGTGCCGCCCTATGATGAATGGCTGGCCGAGGACGAGGTCGAGCCTGAACTGCTCGAGGAAAAGCTGCGCACGCTGACCGACGCGATGATGGAGGAGAAGATGAACTCCTCCGATCCGGCGATCTGGCGGATCGTCGAGAAGGATGTGCTGCTGCGCCAGCTCGATCATCACTGGAAGGAGCACCTCGCCACATTGGATGCGCTGCGGCAGGTGATCTGGATGCGCGGGATCGCGCAGAAGCAGCCGATCAACGAATACAAGCAGGAGGCCTTCGCGCTGTTCGAGACGATGCTCGAAACGCTGCGCGAGGAAGTGACCAAGATCCTGTTCCGGGCGGAACTGCGGATCGAACCGCCGCAGATGGAATCGCTTCCCGAACTGCCCGATTTCCTCACCGGCCATATCGACCCGCTCACCGGGCTTGACGATTCTGCGGATTTCGATGGGTCGGAGACGCGGGTGCAGCAGTTCGGCTCGCTCGCGGGATCGCCTGCGGCGGAAATCGGCCCGGGCGGCGCTGCGACGGGGAATGATCCCTATGCCAATCTCGGCCTCAGCCGCAACGCGCTGTGCCCGTGCGGCAGTGGCAAGAAGTACAAGCACTGCCACGGCGCGCTGTCGGCCCGCGCGCTGGTCTGA
- a CDS encoding TonB family protein, whose product MINRLWPLAAFSLAIPATAQEPPPPPAKPKPEARGEERYFVPAPPGYRGKEVPQPIGSSNDWVTIADYPLDAWRAREEGVVQYDVGVDAQGKPTGCTITYSTATPALEAETCRLLLERARFEPAEDANGTPRASVWPGETKWQLREPEYPIPFTVKVAFTLDERGEQRDCRIVERSDKLPPDIQRTLERRPCPSSYGTRGVPYRDEEGRPIAREVMVTYVITLSPPPAGD is encoded by the coding sequence ATGATCAACCGCCTCTGGCCGCTCGCCGCTTTCAGCCTTGCCATCCCCGCCACAGCGCAGGAGCCTCCACCCCCTCCGGCCAAACCCAAACCCGAAGCGCGCGGTGAAGAGCGTTATTTCGTGCCCGCTCCGCCGGGTTATCGCGGCAAGGAGGTGCCACAGCCAATCGGCTCATCCAACGACTGGGTGACCATTGCCGACTATCCGCTGGATGCCTGGCGCGCGCGGGAAGAGGGCGTGGTGCAGTATGATGTAGGGGTCGATGCGCAGGGCAAGCCCACCGGCTGCACCATCACCTACAGCACGGCTACCCCCGCGCTTGAGGCCGAGACCTGCCGCCTGCTGCTGGAGCGCGCGCGGTTCGAGCCTGCCGAGGACGCCAATGGCACGCCCCGCGCCTCGGTCTGGCCGGGCGAGACCAAATGGCAGTTGCGCGAGCCGGAGTATCCCATTCCCTTCACGGTCAAGGTCGCCTTCACGCTCGACGAGCGCGGGGAGCAGCGCGATTGCCGGATCGTCGAGCGGTCGGACAAGCTCCCGCCTGACATCCAGCGCACCCTTGAGCGGCGTCCCTGTCCGAGCAGCTACGGCACGCGCGGCGTGCCCTATCGCGACGAGGAGGGTCGCCCGATCGCGCGCGAGGTGATGGTGACCTATGTGATCACGCTCTCGCCGCCGCCAGCGGGCGATTAA
- the argJ gene encoding bifunctional glutamate N-acetyltransferase/amino-acid acetyltransferase ArgJ, with the protein MDIARSPLARPFPALPPIAGVTLRVARAQYKTWDRCDLTLAELAEGTSVAGVFTKSACASSEVELGRQNIAQGRARALVVNAGNSNAFTGWRGREAVEAIMAQVSGALACPQEEVFVSSTGVIGVPLPIDKARAGIAAALAAAPCGWEDATHAIGTTDTFPKAAGASAMVGDTRVELAGIIKGSGMIAPDMATMLGYIFSDADVAPAFLQAALERANAATFSCITVDGDTSTSDTVMVFATAKAGNARIDNWDSPGADAFAAALADVCRNLAQAVVRDGEGAQKFITIRVSGAVSDASARAVGLAIANSPLVKTAIAGEDANWGRVVMAVGKAGEPADRDKLSIAFGGVWTARDGLPVDGYDEAPVAAHLKGEDIDIAVDLGLGEGRATVWTCDLTHGYIAINADYRS; encoded by the coding sequence ATGGATATCGCACGCTCGCCCCTCGCCCGCCCCTTCCCTGCACTGCCGCCGATTGCGGGCGTCACGCTGCGTGTGGCGCGCGCGCAATACAAGACATGGGACCGCTGCGATCTGACCCTTGCCGAACTGGCCGAGGGCACGAGCGTGGCTGGCGTCTTCACCAAGAGCGCCTGCGCCTCCTCCGAGGTCGAGCTCGGGCGGCAGAACATCGCGCAGGGCCGCGCGCGGGCGCTGGTGGTCAATGCGGGCAATTCGAATGCCTTCACCGGCTGGCGCGGGCGCGAGGCGGTCGAGGCGATCATGGCGCAGGTTTCGGGCGCGCTTGCTTGCCCGCAGGAGGAAGTGTTCGTCTCCTCCACCGGGGTGATCGGCGTACCGCTCCCCATCGACAAGGCCCGCGCAGGGATCGCCGCCGCGCTCGCCGCCGCGCCTTGCGGGTGGGAGGACGCGACCCACGCCATCGGCACCACCGACACCTTCCCCAAGGCCGCTGGTGCGAGCGCGATGGTGGGCGACACGCGGGTGGAGCTGGCCGGGATCATCAAGGGCTCCGGCATGATCGCCCCCGACATGGCGACCATGCTCGGCTACATCTTCAGCGATGCCGATGTCGCGCCTGCCTTCCTGCAAGCGGCGCTTGAACGCGCGAATGCTGCTACTTTTTCGTGCATCACCGTGGATGGCGACACCTCCACCAGCGACACCGTGATGGTGTTTGCGACGGCCAAGGCCGGTAACGCCAGGATCGACAATTGGGACAGCCCAGGCGCCGACGCCTTTGCCGCCGCGCTCGCCGATGTGTGCCGCAATCTTGCGCAGGCCGTGGTGCGCGATGGTGAGGGTGCCCAGAAATTCATCACCATCCGCGTCTCCGGCGCGGTCAGCGACGCAAGCGCGCGCGCCGTGGGCCTCGCCATTGCCAATTCGCCGCTGGTGAAAACCGCCATCGCGGGTGAGGATGCCAACTGGGGCCGCGTGGTCATGGCCGTCGGCAAGGCGGGCGAACCGGCGGATCGTGACAAGCTCTCGATCGCGTTCGGCGGCGTGTGGACGGCGCGCGACGGCCTGCCGGTCGATGGCTATGACGAGGCTCCGGTGGCCGCCCACCTCAAGGGCGAGGACATCGACATTGCGGTCGACCTCGGCCTCGGCGAGGGGCGCGCTACCGTGTGGACCTGTGATCTCACCCACGGTTACATCGCGATCAATGCGGACTATCGGTCTTGA
- a CDS encoding inositol monophosphatase family protein: MSALDDEIRDLMRFAAQRSMLPRFRNLAAGEIEMKGDDDPVTIVDREVEAFLTEALTKLAPGVAVVGEEAVHADKAVLDHLSGQCWIIDPLDGTANFAQGKEPFGIIIALADAGHAVAGWIYDPVKDRFCHTRRGEGAFVNGERIAARTTGQQPPVTAVSRIFLTPEQSAMVDAKLAPHYTLVDIPRCAAEQYPRLALGENDISSFKRTLAWDHAAGVLWLNEAGGKAARLDGSAYRVDQHDAPGLIGASSPAIWDEFVARLGA, encoded by the coding sequence TTGAGCGCGCTGGATGACGAAATCCGCGATCTGATGCGCTTTGCCGCGCAGCGTTCGATGCTGCCGCGCTTCCGCAACCTGGCCGCAGGCGAGATCGAGATGAAGGGGGACGACGACCCCGTCACCATCGTCGACCGCGAGGTGGAAGCCTTCCTCACCGAAGCGCTGACCAAGCTCGCCCCCGGTGTGGCGGTTGTGGGCGAAGAGGCGGTTCATGCCGACAAGGCGGTGCTCGATCACCTATCGGGCCAGTGCTGGATCATCGACCCGCTCGACGGGACGGCCAACTTTGCTCAAGGCAAGGAGCCCTTCGGCATCATCATCGCGCTGGCTGACGCTGGGCACGCCGTGGCCGGGTGGATTTACGACCCCGTGAAAGACCGCTTCTGCCACACCCGCCGCGGCGAGGGAGCGTTCGTCAACGGCGAGCGCATCGCCGCGCGCACCACCGGCCAGCAGCCGCCGGTGACTGCGGTCAGCCGGATCTTCCTCACGCCCGAACAGTCGGCGATGGTCGACGCGAAACTCGCGCCCCATTACACGCTGGTCGACATCCCGCGCTGCGCCGCCGAGCAATATCCGCGGCTTGCCCTGGGCGAGAACGACATTTCGAGCTTCAAGCGCACCCTCGCCTGGGATCACGCTGCGGGTGTCCTGTGGCTCAACGAGGCGGGCGGCAAGGCGGCGCGGCTTGATGGCAGCGCTTACCGCGTCGACCAGCACGATGCCCCCGGATTGATCGGGGCATCGTCACCGGCAATCTGGGATGAATTCGTGGCGCGGCTTGGCGCCTAG
- the trxA gene encoding thioredoxin, translated as MATVNVTDASFKADVLDSDTPVLVDFWADWCGPCKMIAPALEEISEELAGKVVIAKMDIMENTDTPAAIGVQSIPLMVLYKNGQPVAQKLGAAPKGALKAWLEGEL; from the coding sequence ATGGCGACCGTCAATGTGACCGATGCAAGCTTCAAGGCTGACGTGCTGGACAGCGATACCCCGGTGCTGGTGGATTTCTGGGCCGACTGGTGCGGCCCGTGCAAGATGATCGCGCCCGCGCTTGAGGAAATCAGCGAGGAGCTCGCCGGCAAGGTGGTGATCGCCAAGATGGACATCATGGAGAACACCGACACCCCCGCCGCGATTGGCGTGCAGTCGATCCCTCTGATGGTGCTCTACAAGAACGGCCAGCCGGTCGCGCAGAAGCTCGGCGCCGCCCCGAAGGGTGCGCTCAAGGCGTGGCTTGAAGGCGAGCTTTAA